CGATGCGTGACGTGAGGGTGTGAGGCGGATCGAGCCGAGCGTTTGTTTGGTCgcttccctttttcttttgctctCTTTTTGCTGGCGATGGGGTGggggtggtcgtcgtcgtcgtccgggGCTACGACGATGGTCGTGGTCGTGGCGCGCGTTGTCGctttggcggcggcggcgggcgtcgTCCTCGCGGTGGAGGCGCAGCTGTCGCCGGGGTACTACAGCGCGACGTGCCCTGGGGTGACGGCCATCGTGCGCCGCGGCATGGCGCAGGCGGTGCAGAAGGAGGCGCGGATGGGCGCCTCCATCCTCCGCCTCTTCTTCCACGACTGCTTCGTCAATGTAAGCTTTTGCCTGCCTCGGCCAACTTACGTCGTCCTGTTCAGTGTAGTGGGAGGGACGCGTGCTGAGTTGATGCCTgcgtggtgtgtgtgtgtgtgtaggGGTGCGACGCCTCCATCTTGCTGGACGACACGGCCAACTTCACGGGGGAGAAGAACGCGGGGCCGAATGCCAACTCCGTGCGCGGGTACGAGGTCATCGACGCCATCAAGGCGCAGGTCGAGGCCTCCTGCAAGGCCACCGTCTCCTGCGCCGACATCATCGCCCTCGCGGCGCGCGACGCCGTCAACCTGGTCAGTTACTAGTTCCCCTGTATCCATGCCCAGACAAAACGAAGCTACGCTCTCGTGGTAATGCTGGCATTAATGGCGGATGCGTCATGCGTGCAGCTCGGGGGGCCGAACTGGACGGTGCAGCTGGGGCGGCGCGACGCGCGCTCGACGAGCCAGAGCGCGGCGAACACAAACCTGCCGCCTCCCGGCGCGAGCCTCGCCTCGCTCCTGTCAATGTTCAGCGCCAAGGGCCTCGACGCGCGCGACCTCACCGCGCTGTCCGGCGCCCACACCGTCGGGTGGGCGCGCTGCTCCACCTTCCGCGCGCACATCTACAACGACACCGGCGTGAACTCCACCTTCGCCACGCAGCTGCGCACCAAGTCGTGCCccaccaccggcggcgacgccaaCCTCGCGCCGCTCGAGCTGCAGGCGCCCAATACCTTCGACAACGCCTACTACCAGGACCTCGTCAGCCGCCGCGTCCTGCTGCGCTCCGACCAGGAGCTCTACGGCAGCGGCGCGGGCAATGGCACCACGGACGCGTTCGTGCGCGCGTACGCCGCTAACTCGACGGCGTTCGGGGcggacttcgccgccgcgATGGTGCGGCTGGGCAACCTGAGCCCGCTCACAGGAAAGAACGGCGAGGTCCGGCTCAACTGCCGGCGAGTGAACTCATCGTGAAACTGGATCAAAATGCATTCTAGATGTACGCTTCGCCAACGCCATAAACTTATTATTAATCCTGTTTTTACCAAAAACAAACGGGAAAGACTGTTCTTGCACTGGATTTTCTCAGAATTCACACAACTGAACTGATTCTTGGCCGGGTGGGGTTTTAGTCCGAACACATTCCAGCCGTTGATTAATAGATCGACGATGCGATCAGAACAGGGAATCTCATGGACCCGTGGAGTAGTGGAGCACTGCAGATGAGGCAGTCCCGGATGGCAATGGCCAGTGCCTGATTGGATGACTGCTAGAAGCGTAGATCAGATTAGAGcaaagccagctataagcatattttaaaaagataagaggagagatataagccagctataagtatattttaaagagataagaggagaaggaagggatgtgtgctactaatttatagccagctgcatagggatccaagacaaaatatgtgtatgacacgtGAGACtatgtatttatgttttataggtaactattgtatgaattgactattaaattgactatagataaattaaaactagtatttcgctatactattgaacttgctgtACGCAATATTTTCCAATGAGCTAAGCAGTTTGTCACTTGTCTGAACAAAGTCAAATTAAAGAGCCAACTACTGTCTCTAGTCCATATATACTATAGGTAGCTATGGATACATGTTAAAACATTAATACTGGAGATGCTTCTAGAACATGTGAGTAATTCTTATTGTTTACTTATATCATCTTATTATACAAGCTTTGCTCGGAGGAAATACGCATTTTCAATCAATTTCAAGTATCAAACCAGGCTCTACATAGATCAGGTAACACAATTTGGCTGTCTCAACTTGATAGTAGAACCGTGGTCCGTGGTGCAGTGGATTTCTTTTCTCCAGAAAACGAAAATTTCGTCATGCCAAAATTATCCAGAGATGGGAGCATTACCGCATCACATTTCGCAAATAcatactactagtactacctGCCtgcttaaaattttgtaatcgttttttgtttttgactcAGGAAAGATGCTTGCTGGCTCTTTCGTGCCTCATCATCACACGTTGGCATTTGCAGCGACCCACAGACACTTGACGCTCGTCGGTGCTGTTATCCAGTGACTCGATCGGCAGTCAGTACACTGTGATCTACTACTAGCTACTGATCATTGAGCAAAGCCACCCCGGAGAGGAAGCCGGCAAAGTAGCCACAGGTTGGGCCACAGCCCACATGGACCAGACGGGCTCACATGCCATGACACTGTGTCCCGATCtgcgccttttttttttcctttgtggTTTTTACAGACTAATCATCACAAAATGCCTATCCTATAGATGGCACTCATCATTCCACACTAAGCATGACAGGAATAATCtttgaaggggaaaaaaagggcaTGGCAGGAATAAGAAAGAAAGTAGACACTACAGTTTACAAACCTGAGAAAAATGCCCAGCTGGCAGCTGTGTCGGAGAAGTTCCTCTTTGCATCCTGGAAAGTTTTTGCCACAGGTTTCCATGTCATCTTTTcggtccgcggcggcggcggcaatcgCTTTCTGTGCTAGTGCTACagagacagaaaaaaaaaatcaagaagtCGCAGAGTTGCAGAACAGCAGAAGTGCAGGGCACGGCGAATTCGCGAGACAACCGCGACCACCTACACATGGCACGACGCATATACACGCGTGCACGACGAGTATACGTCTCGCTTCGGGCGTGGACATCCTCCGCACCGCATGGGCCGCGTGTGCCGACGAGACGCACGCGCGCGGGTgaccgcccgcgccgccgctcgtaaAACGCGCAGCCGCGGTGACGCGCGGCGGCATGCTGCGCCCTGCGCGCGGGCTGGCAGTTCATCCGCGCCTCcgcggcgaccgttgcgggGAGGGGGAACGGGAGAGACCGAGGaagccgcgccgcgcgcgtgccGGCATCCTCTGCAATATGCTCGCGCTGCCCTCGCCGACACGGCAgccggacggcggcagccggacGTGAACCCGCCGTGATCCCAATCCCACCATGTCGCGCGCCCATGCGGCGTTGTTGCACttgttttcttatacttatatttatatgttaaaatttaaattttttagcattgagtTGGCTTTAGGAATTTTTACTGAGGTttatttgaagtttattttacggtGTTAGCTTTTACATCgctgaaaatatttatatcaaagttttatttataaattattttttatttataatatatcgtttaactttttacgtaaaaaaaacctaaacaatcCCACGTATATGGATCCAACACCCGTTGAGAAAGAAGCCACTACCCACTGGTTAAAAGGCACACAGCTGTTCAGAAGCATCGTAATTCGCACGGCATGGCTAGGTATTGTCTAGCTCTGGTCCTCAGCGTCAAGAACACAGGACAATTCTAAGGTAAACATGGTGTTGGAAGTGGAACTGTAACACTGCTAAAAGTCTGTAACGAGGGACCATGGAATTGCCTGCATCTGCGATAttacctctgtcccataataattttatttttcatttttccgtgTTCAACgattgatcattcgtcttatttgaaatttttttgcgattaatatttttattgttactagatgataaaatatgaatagtactttataagtgattatttttttaagttttttataaatttttcaaataaaacgaatggtcaaacgttaaacacggtaaaacgaaaaataaggttattatgggacaggaaaaaaaagcagcGGTGTTGCACTTGTCCGTTTCAGACTTTCTGAGATGCTGACAGAGTAAAGCTGAGCAAAACCTGCGACTCTGGGGTCAGGACGTACTCCATTATTGAGAGGTTGTGATGAGATGAGAGCATGCTATGATGTGTAGCGAGGAGGTTGATACACTAATACAGCCTCCTTATGAGGGTAATTTAACTGTTTATCACTATTAGAAATACTATTAGAAATGACATATCTTTAAATGTTATTCCCAAGATTACTCTTACACGATTACCCATTGGAGAGAGACGTTTtcttaactatttgccacttctTCTTTTGTAGCATGCCACCGTGGCACTGCATCAGTGGTTGCAGAACCAGCGGTGGTGGCGACAATGGCGGTGGGGAGGAGCTTGGCCACAACCTCCACGCGACAGCTGGGTGCCACACTGTGGGAGATCTAGGACGTCATCAAGGTCGCTGACGCTGGGTGGCGGATCCAGCGGTGTGGGCCAaggggcgtcgccggcgcccagGACGACGAGGCGGAACTCGTCGGGTGATTTCTTTCCCCTGGTCTAACGTCATAAAGTTGTCACCTTTTTTACTTGCTCATGCGTGCatcttttatatctctttCTTTCGCTAGATTCTTGTGCCGCCGCAAGAGAACTCCGGTTGGCCAAACACGGTCGCACGCGCTCCGGCACGCCCACATCGCGTTCAAGTCCACCGCACACCCGAATGGCGTGCACGACGCTGTCGACGTGAGCGacctgtcgccgccgctggaggATGGCTAGGCGCCCGACAATGGTGGGGACAGGAAAAGTTTACCGGCGGTGATGGAGGCGAAATAATGGAGAGATGAGGTAAGTCACACTGACT
This is a stretch of genomic DNA from Oryza brachyantha chromosome 1, ObraRS2, whole genome shotgun sequence. It encodes these proteins:
- the LOC102708376 gene encoding peroxidase P7-like, with protein sequence MGWGWSSSSSGATTMVVVVARVVALAAAAGVVLAVEAQLSPGYYSATCPGVTAIVRRGMAQAVQKEARMGASILRLFFHDCFVNGCDASILLDDTANFTGEKNAGPNANSVRGYEVIDAIKAQVEASCKATVSCADIIALAARDAVNLLGGPNWTVQLGRRDARSTSQSAANTNLPPPGASLASLLSMFSAKGLDARDLTALSGAHTVGWARCSTFRAHIYNDTGVNSTFATQLRTKSCPTTGGDANLAPLELQAPNTFDNAYYQDLVSRRVLLRSDQELYGSGAGNGTTDAFVRAYAANSTAFGADFAAAMVRLGNLSPLTGKNGEVRLNCRRVNSS